The following are from one region of the Paenibacillus sabinae T27 genome:
- a CDS encoding glycoside hydrolase family 32 protein: MSMLHWHFLFFHKRGVSLNNKKTWIRRFVIWVVFLAALAGGPLIANYPKDSKEKTSVNEETPLAPQQPTYRASYHFTTPDKWMNDPQRPIYFDGKYHYYYLYNKDYPKGNGTEWRHATSTDLVHWQDEGVAIPKYTNQNGDPWSGSVVVDTDNTAGFGNGALVALVTQPSADGGKQEQYLWYSTNSGKTFSSYSSKPVLPNPGTHDFRDPKIIWEDQSRKWIMTMAEGSKVGFYESSNLKDWRYISGFNTENIGLVECPDLYLMRADDGSYRWILGVSANGKPAGKPNTYAYWTGDFNGKEFVPDRKEPQWLDYGFDWYAAVTFEEGPGEDKLSHRYALGWMNNWDYPNNTPTLKEGFNGTDSIVRQIKLKQAGDTYTLVSQPVQALEQLPHAARSYPKLEVDGTRTLDVAGDSYQLDADISWSELKNVGLRLRESADKQRHVDVGVFAEGGYTYVNRAFTGQPDKSGAYLESRAPFNSGSKKVHLKILVDKTSIEVFVDDGAVVYSSVIFPDLNDKGITLFTDGGKAVFDNLVIRQYGQN; this comes from the coding sequence ATGTCGATGTTACATTGGCATTTTCTTTTTTTTCATAAGCGGGGTGTATCTTTGAACAACAAGAAAACATGGATACGGCGATTTGTAATATGGGTTGTTTTTTTAGCCGCTTTGGCCGGGGGACCTTTAATTGCTAATTATCCCAAGGACAGCAAGGAGAAGACTAGTGTGAATGAAGAAACTCCTCTTGCTCCTCAACAGCCAACCTACCGGGCGAGCTATCATTTCACAACTCCCGACAAATGGATGAACGACCCGCAGCGGCCGATTTATTTCGATGGCAAATATCATTACTATTATCTCTACAATAAGGACTACCCGAAAGGCAACGGCACGGAGTGGCGGCACGCGACCTCCACGGACTTGGTACATTGGCAGGATGAAGGTGTGGCCATTCCAAAATATACGAATCAAAACGGCGATCCGTGGTCAGGCTCGGTCGTCGTCGATACAGACAATACGGCAGGCTTCGGCAATGGGGCGCTTGTGGCACTTGTAACCCAGCCTTCCGCGGATGGAGGGAAGCAGGAACAATATTTATGGTACAGCACCAATAGTGGAAAAACATTCAGCTCCTACAGCAGCAAGCCTGTGCTGCCCAATCCGGGGACTCATGATTTCCGCGATCCCAAGATCATCTGGGAGGATCAGTCCAGGAAATGGATCATGACGATGGCGGAAGGAAGCAAAGTGGGCTTTTACGAGTCCTCCAATTTGAAAGATTGGCGTTACATCAGCGGTTTTAATACAGAAAATATCGGGCTTGTGGAATGCCCTGACCTATATTTGATGCGGGCGGATGACGGGAGCTATAGGTGGATACTCGGGGTTAGCGCCAACGGGAAGCCGGCGGGGAAACCGAATACCTATGCTTATTGGACCGGAGACTTTAACGGTAAGGAATTTGTCCCGGACCGCAAGGAACCGCAGTGGCTCGATTACGGCTTTGACTGGTATGCGGCGGTTACGTTTGAAGAGGGGCCTGGCGAAGACAAGCTCAGCCACCGTTACGCGCTGGGCTGGATGAATAATTGGGACTACCCTAACAACACGCCGACGCTTAAGGAAGGATTTAACGGAACGGATTCGATCGTCCGTCAAATCAAGCTGAAGCAGGCCGGTGATACGTATACCCTCGTCTCGCAGCCGGTTCAAGCTTTGGAGCAATTGCCCCATGCAGCAAGATCCTATCCTAAGCTCGAGGTTGACGGCACAAGAACGCTTGATGTAGCCGGGGATTCGTATCAGCTGGACGCGGACATCTCATGGTCGGAGCTGAAGAATGTCGGTTTAAGACTCCGTGAATCCGCCGATAAGCAGCGCCATGTCGATGTGGGCGTTTTTGCGGAAGGCGGCTACACCTATGTCAACCGGGCCTTTACCGGTCAGCCCGACAAGAGCGGAGCCTATTTGGAGAGCAGGGCGCCCTTTAATTCCGGCAGCAAAAAGGTTCACTTAAAGATCCTCGTC